The Mytilus edulis chromosome 5, xbMytEdul2.2, whole genome shotgun sequence genomic interval CGTTTAATTTAGTTTACAATAATATAAGAATTACGATAAACTTGATACTTATGTCGCGTATAAGAATAATTTATAATCTAGTCCGCACCACGCTTTGGTACTACGTTTATTCTGTAAAACGACTTCAATCAAGATTCTGCAAGACATAAAGCTGTGCACATGGTATTTTAGTTTTGTATTAAGATTGTTTGGTTTTCCCATTACAAACATGGGTTTCATTTCATGTGTCTGTTTTTGGGGAGACTCGCAGATATATTAAAAGAAGAATTCTCTTTTGTCCATAAAGAGAGCAATTCTCGGAGTGTAGAATAACTTAAAGGATTAACCTATCGGAACCTCCTAAATACCAGTATATCGATCACCCGACAGATTAATAGCCATTTATCGTATTTGaaatagataatatttataacaACCATGTAATACTGATCAAATACCCAAGCCAATTTATATACCCTCAAaggtatttatataaataaaatggaaTTCGATTCTGTTGAATGGTTTAATAGGAAAGTTTGTCATTTGGATGAAGTTTTGGTGCATATACCTTCTGAATGTCACGAACAGTATGAACACAATTCGAATTCGGATGCCATcaggtaaaatatatttttagatttgaaTGTCATAAGTTTTCTTTTCTGTTGATGTGATTATATTAATTGGGTACTGTTAAGAGGCATACGCCCTTCACATCCGACATAAATATCCCTGCAGACACACACAAAAATTATCGAGTTACGGATAGCAAGTTCACAGTATTGTGAAATCCTGCCACCCAAACCCTGATATCACAGACTGCACTTCAGAGTAAATTATATACTGTAACGTCATCAGGAAAGAAAAAACGAGCATGTGCAATACCCGGAACAACACCGTTTTTTAACAACTTTCTGCACtgaaagtgaaacaaaaacaaaaagtaaattctaaaaataaaagatGGAATGTTTGAATAACAGTATAATAATAGTCTTctcattaagttttttttatacaaattaaagaTAACAAGGACAATTCCGAAACTTTTGTTAGCTTTATCATCAGAATTGACCACATGAAATGGTACAAACggccatatatttttttctttgtttctatGATGTCTTATAtatctcagtggcggatccagaacttttcctaagagggggggggggggggggggcgctgactgacctaaaggggaaagggggggcgctccagtcatgcttcaatgattccctatataatcaaccaaatttttcccacgaaagggccCCGcctctggatccgcctatgtatcTCTGCTTCAATTTTTGGTATGGAAATAATACGTTTTTTGCTATCTTAGGCATCACTGGAAGCATCTGTATAAGAAACCACCTGAGAATGTACACTACATATATAAGATGGAACAATTAAGAAATTCATACAACATAGCCgactatatagatataagaagatgtggtatgagtgcatttgagacaactcttcattcaagtcataatttgtaaaagtaaactattatagatcatagtatggccttcaacacggagcctagacaccgaacagcaagctataatgggtCCCAAAAAAGACcagcgtaaaaccattcaaaaaagaaaaccaacagtctaatctatatataataaacgagaaacgaaaaacactgaTGAActatatcaacaaacgacaaccactgaacatcaggttatAGTTCTTAAATGTTTTACCCTTTCCTTCAACTTCAACATTTTATAGCTGTTTCATTTTTTAGAGAAAAGAGGAGAAACCTGCGCGAAAATGTGTCTACTACTCTAAGCAAATTAGGCAGCAGTGTCCAAGTCCGTGAACAAACCTGTTCATCAACGCTTCAAAGTGATCAATACAATATTCCTGGCAGAATTTGtccaaaacaaacaatttatcatTTTCACACTGGATCTCCAACACAGACCGATATTGAGTGGATGCCTCCACATAATTCAAACTCATTTCAAAATCTGACCTATGAACTTGAACTTCGAAAAAATGGAGTGCGCACAAGACTGACCAATCGTCGTGTCCCAGTTATACGAATATATACCACAGACACAAAGGCAATACTAGACAAACATTGTTGGTCCTTCCAAAATTCCGACACTTATTCGTGTGAACTTTTTGTACGGGCCGTTGATATCTTACATGTGACAATTTTAACTGCAGGACCTTGGTCGGATGCTATTAAATTAACATTCGTTCCATCTacgtaaaaaaatcaattaatattTTCCGTGTAatctttttctgtttatttggTGTATTTGACATAATTCTATCTAGCAAAAGCTAAAGTAAATGCGGAGAATAGTCATtttgaataagaaataaaaatggaCGATGGTCAACTTGTATCAAAACTAAACCACTTTTTGCATTTATATCACCTGCCATCTTTTCGTATTTTACGTCTACTTAAACTTGCATTCTACATTTCTCCGACTAATTCACACATCAGAGTCTAATGGCAGTACTAAAACACGCTTTCGTAGTACAACTTTTGGTTGGTATATAATAGAGCAATGGAGGATCTAGTTGAATGTGATTGGTTGAAAACCCAACTGAGAATTGAAATGAGACTGGAGAGTCTTTTTTTACTCCAACTTCGAACTATTGTTCTACTTCCAATGTGAAATGTTCCGTATATTCGACTATAGATAATTTAAGTCAGTTCccttattataatttataaagaacGGAATGCAATGTCCAAAACACAAAATGATGACCATAAAAACTGTTTGGACATTACATATTTATGTGAGAGAAGAAACTGAACTATTGAGCAAAAGGAATCCCATATAAAAAACAGGGATGAAATCTTGTGgtgtatttgatgataaaaaaatcaaGACCAGGCAGgcaaaatttgacaattatttatttttttaattattattttaattttatattcgaACAAATCTGTTGTTCTATAGGATATGATTACTATTATTTTGTCTTTTCTGGCTAAAAATTAAATCATATAGTCTAAGAGCTGATTGCATTTTCAGTTATAATCCAGCGGAGGGTGTCGACCGCCGTACAAatcagttggttttttttatttataatttataataaacatatatgATTTGCACAGCAAACAACTCCACATGTCATCTTCTTGATGAAGTGTACATAACATTTTGATTTTTCGTAAATTATCATAATTTGGACGAAAAAATCTTCCTGACATATGTGTTCGATTTCATCATTGTTAATGCGTTTCTGTCAATGTCATTGTTCCCAAGCGCATGCTTTGCCAATCTCTTTGCTTCCGGAATTAGCTTGTCTAATTCAACGACAGAATCAACCAGGCTTAATGTTTTGGCTTCAGGTGCTGTAATTCGTCTTCCAAACACAACGGCTTCACGCATAGCATCAAGATTCCAAACCTTCGTGCtgaaacaattttaaatgtattACATACTGTACGAAGTCTGCAAATTATTGTGATTGATTGAAAACAACGTCTGCcaaaaatttatatagatattgGACAAAATTGagttcaatctaaaaaaaaaatcatttcaactaaaatcattataaaaagaaatattgctgAATAATTATATGaccgatttttatgaaataaataccataaatttttatgtttaatttgtcaaaaaaatgttcagGCTAAATTATCTTCTCATATGTCTCTCCggaatcaagattttttttaaggttGCTATGTATTCTatccaaaataaaattggaaaaatttgcatttgttttcaaCTTATCACAAATCGAGAAATAAAAACTATCCTTACGTAAGTAATTGCCTTatacatgataaattttgaaacatttcttcAGCTTATAGTATTTATTCGATAAAAGTCGATCGAGTAGGTACTCCGCTCTtgataacaaaatgtcaaagttagTATATGGCGTCAAATTTGTCAATTATACATGTTACGTctcaataccgtgcgtaacgtcttaGTGGTTACCTTGATGGTTCGATTTTATTGCATTTCTGAGTTTTAACTACAGAAATATCAGATAAGaaataatttattacaataaatattttgaaagaatgGACATTTACTGTTAAATTAGTTTACAAATTTTCCAAACTTGAACGCTTTTATCTTGTCATATATTGCCGACATGTAGTTATTGTAAATAGCTTTCTGTAGTTATTGTAAATAACTTTCTGTAGTTATTGTAAATAACTTTCTGTTGACCATTCATTACAACTCACAAATATGGAGCAGCTCGTCGTCGGAAGTTTTAACCGATTTCTCTGAATAATGACAACAAAGTTTTACTGTTGAAGACCGCATGTTGATCTCTAAAGGTATTTTAGATTTCTAATGCATGATATCCCATTGACGTATAACCTAGATCCCTTTTATTCATTACTAAACCCTTTTCATTTTTGAGATGACCATGTAGTAAACGTGATCGCTTATagctgtaaaagagggacgaaagataccaaagggacagtcaaactcgtaaatccaaaacaactgacaacgccatggttaaaaacgaaagagacaaacaaacaacagcacacacgacacaacatagaaaaccaaagaataaacaacacgaaccccaccaaaatactaggggtgatctcaggtgctccggaagggtaagcagatcctgctccacatgtggcacccgtcgtgttgcttatgtgataacaaattcggtaaatagtctaattcgataggtcacattcataaaagggaagggatttgtagttacgacgtaaggaacatgtccgatatcatttgtgaaacggttattccataacggtcaaccaaatcgtgatggcgtccgtaaaatttacgaagggatgatttcaacttcaccatttggaactcttggtttaatagcttccttgtgagcagcaaccctctatcaagaaaatcatgataggaaatgcaagcacgggaatattgtatcaattgggagatatataccccgtatgcaggtgctgctggaatgttgctacttagaaaagaaaagttcacaattggaaagctgcaatcatctcttttgtcgtaaagttttgttttcaaccgaccctcagtgtcaatttctagatgtaagtcaagatatgaggccgacttaactgtatctgtagtatcctttatctctagctcgattggatagatgcgttccatatagtcaccaaattttgaattattaagtgaaagaacatcatctatatagcgaaaagtggagttaaaggatattgctaacttcttatctttcttcctaagaagttcctgcatgaagtcagcctcataaaaaTAAGGAAACAAGTCGggaagtagaggggcacagtttgttcccattggaatgccaacagtctgttgaaaaacacgtcctccgaacgtaacaaatatgttgtcaatcaagaaatcaagtatcttgataatatcagtttcagagatttttttgttggaatcagagtgatcctgtacaaagtaggatttatccctccctaaaacAAGATACCTGTATCTACGTTGGCAaatcttttttacgaagcaaagcaataccaactctttcaatttgtcttttagtttgaaatgtggaatactagtATAAAGAGTAACGTTATCTATACTGATTTTGGAAACTGGAATGTATAATGTCATTGgcttttatttactttttgtaaaatttaaacttAAATCGTACGACCGGAAACTTTTGAAATCACATTTAGCAATGACAGCATAAATGATTAACATTAAGTTATCATACTTCAAAACTTCATGCAGAGGTTCACCAATTGGCAACTTGAGGTGCGTTTCGTTCCAACATATCCATCCACGATCGGCCCTCATAACTCTGTAATCATGTGAAATTGCCATGAAGGCTCCTCCAGCAAACGTGTGacctgttgataaaaaaaaaattcaattcttTGGCAATTTAACCCTTTCTGAACCCTTTGATAATAAATGTAATCGACGTCTGCATGTCGATGACCTTATTAGATAATTGGCAAAGATCATACATAGCCTTTATCGGCTATCAGGGTGAATAGAAATGTGCTAACACGTgtaaaagaaattgaaataaaattgagaatggaaatggggattgtgtcgaagagacaacaacccgaccaaagaacagatacCATTTTAAAAACTTGTTAAACTTTTACTATGAGGAAACAGTTCGACCTTCAGACGTTGTTGTTAAAGTTGTTAACTTTATGAAGCACGAATAACACCCATAAGAGGGGGTGCAAAGCATAACAATTACATGTTTCTATGTAATTAGTTATCCATTATTTTCTAAATACCCCGTTTCTGTAAACCAATATATTCCTGGATAAAATAATAATCAATAATCCTTAAAACAAATCCCACtttgtatattaaaatataacactaCTGTACATACCATTTAGTGCTGCCACAGTCGGTAGTGGAAAGTGCATGATCCTCCATAGTGTATCGTGTAAAAGGTTGGAAAACTTCTTTGCTATTACTTCGGGCTGTTTTAATAGCCAATCCAAATCAATCCCATTGCTGTAAAACTTTCCTTCAGATGTTGTAATGAGAGCTTTGCAATCTTTGTTACTGAAATGAATGACGAATGACACAATATTAACATTTGTTAGGAGATATATTGTTTGGCTTTTTGGAGACAAAAATAATCTTGACCGTCCTTGTATATGGTATCGTCTACGTGTTGATCAATTAAGACGAGACCATGTTGGtgcaacatagaaaataaactatCAGGGTATCTTTAGAGCCTTCTAGGTGCTTGAGTAGTAATTACGGTCCCCTTTAATAAGATAGGTAAGTCCTGGTGAAAATGTGTGCATAAGGGGGGGGGCACAAGTTGATAGTGTAAAATGTCAATGGTTacagaatttactaaaaaataagtgtaggacatggttttttttactagCTATGGAATTATTTCCCTGCAAAATTTATCCTGGGACTTATTGTCCAGCATAAGTAACAATATGGCCTTGAATACTAAAGGAAACAAAGTTTGGGCTGCGGGACACATTTTACTTAGACTGGACCGAATTTACTGATACACATATAGCGAATGTATAAAGTCTAAGAAGGACAGACCATGCAAAAATACCATACATtggaaaaaaatgtacaaaagcaGTTGAAAAAAACACTTCACAAATCttcaatatttaacaataaattatCCACTATAGAAACGGGGTAAATTCGTTCGCTTCTAACGGGTTAGGTGTTCCTGCTCCACAAGTGACAACATTCGTGTTATTCGTCAGTGATAAAACCCGATAATTAAGTCTGAATGGAGATATATGGCTTCATTCCAAATGTCTTAGTCTAATCCTCATAAATTACTTAACACATTAACCATCTATATATGAAGTTATTCAACCCTATATAAAATGACtaaattagaatttgaaattaaatgagAATAATTGTATGCTAGACCACGAGTGACAAGCAACACCTGcataattttaaaatgatgaaATCATGGAAGTAAGAAAAGTGCTCTGTAAGAATGTGCGGTTCCAGCTAGCTTTACTTGTGGTACCCATCGTGTTGGTCATCCAAAGCAACGATGTAGATGTAGAATGACCGGAGCGAAACCGTGAATGATATCGATGGTATTGTCAACC includes:
- the LOC139524025 gene encoding uncharacterized protein, encoding MGTTQKITTEFTADGFGIIRMLNGQNRLNIDFLTELNSALDRVLSNKDCKALITTSEGKFYSNGIDLDWLLKQPEVIAKKFSNLLHDTLWRIMHFPLPTVAALNGHTFAGGAFMAISHDYRVMRADRGWICWNETHLKLPIGEPLHEVLNTKVWNLDAMREAVVFGRRITAPEAKTLSLVDSVVELDKLIPEAKRLAKHALGNNDIDRNALTMMKSNTYVRKIFSSKL